TCAGCGCATGATGAATCAATTCGCCACTTTGCAATAGGGCGATCGCTTGTTGAATCACTCCAGTTGGAGTTGGGAGAAACAATGGCTCTACAAATCCTCCGTAGGTTAACAGTGCCCATCCCAACACAGGCAACAGAAGGGAGAGTGCCACCATCATGTAATAGAGCTGTTTAGGAATATCGCTACGGATCTTCCAAAATACCGATCGCCGTTGACGAGATGGAGTCGTCGATTGTTGCTCAGTTTTCACAATTGGAATGGATAGTGGCGTTTGAGTTTTCATAAAAGATTTCCATTTTGTTTGCGCTGGCTTGGGCATCGAGTGACCTTGGAAGATGCGATCGCTTGCACAGGATCTTGAGTTTTTGATCGTGAATGGTACTAACCAGCAACGGCTAAGATTTCATCTCGAATTAACTGCAAAACTTCTTGTCGTTTACACTGAAACAACTCAGTTCCTTTGATTGATAGGTCACGTTGATCGTCAAATCCTAACTGCACTTCAGCTTTTAGCTCACCTGGACGAGACGACAACACATAAATACGTTGAGATAGAAATACAGCTTCTTCAACATCATGCGTCACCATAAAAATGGTTTTGTGGGTTTGTCGCCAAAGCTGCAACATAAACTCTTGCAACACCTCTTTTGTTTGAGCATCCAACGCACCAAACGGTTCATCCATCAGCAAAATGTCAGGTTCATTCGCCAGAGCACGGGCGATCGCTACTCGTTGTTTCATGCCTCCAGACAGCGTTCTCGGAAGCGCATCTGCAAACCGAGTTAACCCAACGATTTCAAGGTAATAAGCCACCCGTTGTCGCCGCTCAGTCAGGGGAACTTTCTGCATCTTCATCCCAAATTCCACATTTTGAGCCACTGTTAACCAGGGGTAGAGTGTGTAATTTTGAAACACCATACCCCGATTAGCTCCGGGACCATCAATTGGTTTCCCTTCTAATAAAATCTCACCAGAAGTTGGTTCTTCTAATCCGGCAATCAGATTCAGCAGTGTCGATTTGCCACAACCCGATGCCCCAACCACACAGACAAATTCATTCCGGTAAACCGTGAGATTGATGTTCTTGAGTGCAACGATCGCCCCTCGTTTGCCCGGAAAGCTTTTGTAAAGATTGCGAATAACCAATTCAGAGTGATTCATGGTGGAACCTTTTATCCCTTCAAATACTGTTCAACAAAACCGCGATCGATATACGGCTCAATCGAGTCTGGCTTACGGGTGATCAGATCTTGTTGCAGCATGAAGTCGCCAATCACCTGTGAAGAGTACAACACTGATTCCATACTGTCTCCGGGTTCAAATGCTTTGAGACACTCTTCTGGGGTTAACCAGGAAAATCCTTTTAGAATTGTGTTGTATTCTTCTAAAGAAACGCCTGCTTGTTTGGCTTCAATGGGAAGCACCTCATCCAAATGTGTCTTGCGATAGTTCAACGTTTCATACCAAACGGTCATTAATGCCTGGATAGCCTCCGGTTGCTCGCTCAATACTTGATCGTGAACTACCAATGGATCGGGAATAATGCCTGGAATGTCTTTGCTGGAAAAAATTACCTTTCCTTGACCCGATTGCACAGCCTGGCTGACAAACGGCTCATAAGAATAAGCACAATCCGTTTTCC
The nucleotide sequence above comes from Oscillatoria sp. FACHB-1407. Encoded proteins:
- a CDS encoding ABC transporter ATP-binding protein gives rise to the protein MNHSELVIRNLYKSFPGKRGAIVALKNINLTVYRNEFVCVVGASGCGKSTLLNLIAGLEEPTSGEILLEGKPIDGPGANRGMVFQNYTLYPWLTVAQNVEFGMKMQKVPLTERRQRVAYYLEIVGLTRFADALPRTLSGGMKQRVAIARALANEPDILLMDEPFGALDAQTKEVLQEFMLQLWRQTHKTIFMVTHDVEEAVFLSQRIYVLSSRPGELKAEVQLGFDDQRDLSIKGTELFQCKRQEVLQLIRDEILAVAG